From the Pomacea canaliculata isolate SZHN2017 linkage group LG4, ASM307304v1, whole genome shotgun sequence genome, one window contains:
- the LOC112562800 gene encoding homeobox protein six1-like yields the protein MDNNGRPPSARGCMAQASDDDTLTLGDDVLGASLLHGDNSHLDTTVNSNNSSNGGALNATLSNSSSSTPSCSGSGKISIIGSSGPNSNGVAASNSSSSNNNNNSAASDLLSGKNLTFSPEQVACVCEALQQKGDIERLARFLWSLPPSELLRGSEAVLKARATVAFHRGSYRELYAILESHNFDESNHAFLQQLWYKAHYMEAQKVRGRALGAVDKYRLRRKYPLPKTIWDGEETIYCFKEKSRQALKECYKQNRYPTPDEKRGLAKKTGLTLTQVSNWFKNRRQRDRTPISQLTMCTTLTAET from the coding sequence CCTTACCCTCGGAGACGACGTCCTTGGCGCCAGTCTTCTTCACGGCGACAACAGCCACCTCGACACCAccgtcaacagcaacaacagcagcaacggCGGAGCTCTCAACGCCACGCTCAGCAACTCTTCCTCTTCTACCCCGTCGTGTTCCGGTTCGGGTAAAATCAGTATCATCGGTTCGTCAGGACCCAACAGCAACGGTGTGGCTGctagcaacagcagcagcagcaacaataacaacaacagcgcTGCGTCCGACCTGCTGTCCGGCAAGAACCTGACGTTCTCACCTGAACAGGTGGCCTGCGTGTGCGAGGCGCTGCAGCAGAAGGGCGACATCGAGCGCCTGGCGAGGTTCTTGTGGTCCTTGCCGCCCAGCGAACTGCTCCGTGGGAGCGAGGCTGTCCTCAAGGCACGGGCCACGGTGGCCTTCCACCGGGGCAGCTACCGGGAGCTGTATGCTATCCTGGAGAGTCACAACTTCGACGAGTCCAACCACGCCTTCTTGCAGCAGCTGTGGTACAAAGCGCACTACATGGAGGCCCAGAAGGTAAGGGGTCGGGCTTTGGGTGCCGTGGACAAGTACCGGCTGCGGCGCAAGTACCCTCTGCCCAAGACCATCTGGGATGGCGAAGAGACCATCTACTGCTTCAAGGAGAAGTCGCGCCAGGCCTTGAAGGAGTGCTATAAGCAGAACCGCTACCCCACGCCGGACGAGAAACGAGGTCTGGCCAAGAAGACTGGTCTGACCCTCACCCAGGTCAGCAACTGGTTCAAGAACCGTCGCCAGAGGGACCGGACACCCATCAGTCAACTCACAATGTGCA